A portion of the Sabethes cyaneus chromosome 3, idSabCyanKW18_F2, whole genome shotgun sequence genome contains these proteins:
- the LOC128740108 gene encoding uncharacterized protein LOC128740108, which produces MGSIISPLLAELFMSDFEEKLQSEKLFPRVWKRYVDDIYAIVKERYVPQTLNWLNSQHEKIKFTVEQEVEGKLPFLDLLITRKEDNILKFSIFRKPTSTDRYITTDSNHFGAQKQAAFHSMAHRLVNIPMEQEDFAAERERIQKAAELNGYDKKFVDKIIRKHLRKKQCHDTTTLQPLQRRSTKNQSTRK; this is translated from the coding sequence ATGGGTAGTATAATATCGCCCCTCTTGGCGGAATTGTTTATGAGCGACTTTGAAGAAAAGCTACAAAGTGAAAAGCTTTTCCCACGCGTATGGAAGCGATACGTAGACGACATTTACGCCATAGTGAAGGAACGCTACGTGCCACAAACACTGAATTGGCTGAACTCACAGCACGAAAAGATCAAATTTACGGTGGAACAGGAAGTAGAGGGAAAACTACCGTTTTTGGACCTGCTGATTACCAGGAAAGAAGACAATATCCTGAAGTTCAGCATTTTTCGAAAACCAACGTCTACCGATCGTTACATTACTACGGACTCAAATCACTTCGGGGCCCAAAAACAAGCAGCTTTTCATTCTATGGCGCATCGTCTAGTCAACATCCCCATGGAGCAGGAAGATTTTGCAGCGGAAAGGGAAAGGATCCAGAAAGCTGCTGAATTAAACGGGTACGACAAAAAgtttgtggataaaataatcCGCAAACATCTCCGCAAAAAACAGTGCCATGATACCACTACACTACAGCCTCTACAGAGAAGAAGTACAAAGAATCAGTCTACCCGAAAGTAA